The Candidatus Campbellbacteria bacterium region ACCGTTCAAAGACCTTGAAGGCCGCATAGGAAGTGTGAATCACGAAGAAGGAAAGGTCAAAGTATATGTGCCTATGTTTGGAAGAGAAACCGGCATTGAACTTGATTTTCTTCAGATAAGACGAGTATAAAATAAATATGAAAAAAGTTATAAGACAAGTAAAAATTCAACTTGAAGGGGGAAAAGCAACCGCAGGACCCCCAGCAGCAACCGTTCTGGGACCCCTTGGAATAAACATAGGGGAATTCATAACGAAATTTAATGAAGCAACCAAAGAATCAATGGGCGAGGTTATCCCTGTTGTATTAAGCATTTATGACGACAGAAGCTTTACCTTCATAACAAAAATATCTCCCGTCTCCCGATTGCTATTAAAAGAAATAGGAAAAGACAAAGGCTCAGGAAAAAACCTTGTCACAAAGGCAGGAAGGATAACAAAAGAACAAGTGAAAAAGATAGCAGAGAAAAAAATGGAAGACCTAAACACAAAAGACATTGAAGCCGCATCAAAAATAGTAGAAGGAACAGCAAGATCAATGGGCATTGAAGTCAGCAATTAAAACGACTGAAATGGCAGCAAAAACAAAATCACTCAACCATACCCAACTTGTCCTCAACCTTCTTCCTTATCTCATCCGCCAACTTTTTATCCTCACTAAGACACTTTCTCGCAGCATCATAGCCCCTCCCAAGCTTTTTCTTACCATACGCATATGAACCAACCTTTCCCTTCGTTATAATCTTGTATTTCTCACCAAGCGCAAGCAACTCTCCCTCCTTTGTTATACCCTCGTTATACAAAAGATCAAACTCAGCAAGACGATGGGGAGGTGCAACCTTATTCTTTACAACCTTAACACGAACACGACCACCCATAACCTCATCACCCTT contains the following coding sequences:
- the rplK gene encoding 50S ribosomal protein L11, which translates into the protein MKKVIRQVKIQLEGGKATAGPPAATVLGPLGINIGEFITKFNEATKESMGEVIPVVLSIYDDRSFTFITKISPVSRLLLKEIGKDKGSGKNLVTKAGRITKEQVKKIAEKKMEDLNTKDIEAASKIVEGTARSMGIEVSN